Sequence from the Burkholderia stabilis genome:
AGCGACGCGATGCTGGTCGAGGTCGACGGGCTGCTCGCGACGCTGGAGGAAGCATGGACGGGCATTGCCCCGGAAGTCGCGCGCATGGCCGCGCAACAGGCAGCGGAAGCTTCACGATGAATCACAAGGCCGAATACTTCGCGCGTTACGAGGCGCTTGCAGCCGTGTCGGGCCGGATGCTGTGCGCCGCGCGCGGCGCCGACTGGAGCGCGTTGCCGGGGTTGCAGGCCGAATTCCTGCAGCTCGTCGACGGGTTGAAGGAGGCCGATCCGGGCGTCGCGCTCGACGAATCGGATCTCGGCCGCAAGCTCGACCTGATCCGCCGCATCCTCGCCGACGACGCCGCGATCCGCGATCTCGCGAGCCCGGAAGTGGCGCGGCTGTCCGCGCTGTTCGAGGCGCGGCGCTCGACCAGGGTTTTGACCGATCTCTACCGCGCGCGCGGGTAGGGCCTGTTTTCCGGAGAGACGGACGCGTTGCCGCACGTGGCAGGCGCGTGGGCGGCACGGGCAGCACCGGCGAGCCGTTCCTCCGGATTCGCAACGATGTGGCTGAGGTGAGCAGGCTCCGATCATGACCGGTATCGACTCCGTTGCGGCCGCGCTGCTGGCGAGCCGCCTCGACAGCCTGCTGACCGGCACCGTATCGGCGCCCGCCGGCGGCGGCGCGACCTCGCAGGTCGGCACGCCGGGCGCCGGCGCATCGCCCGCGCCTTCGGCCGGCGGCCCGCCTGCCGCGCCGCCGGCTTCCACGCAAACCGCGCTGTCCGATGTCGGGCGCGTGCTCGACGCGATCTCGCGCGCCGGCGGCGACGCGACGCCGCCCGTTGCCGGGCGTGCGCCGCTGCTGGTCGATCCCACCGTGCTGCTGACCGATACGGCCGTGCCGGCACGCGCGCCTGCTCCGGCCGATCCGGCTGCGGCTTCCACGTCTGCTTCCGCTGCGGCATCGTCCGCCGCGGCGGCGCGCGAGGCGGCAGCGCCGCCGGCGGTCGCGGCGCTGCGTGCGGCGCTCGCGCAGGCCGTGAGCGAGAGCGGCCTCTTCTACGAATCCCATCTGGCGCAGTGGCTGGCCGGCCAGCGTCCGCTCGCGGCGCTGATGCGCGAGCCGCAGGCGCGTCTGGCGGCCGCGCTCGCGCAGGCTGATCCGGATGCCGCGCAGCCCGGCGCGACCGACGTGCTCGACGAACTGCTCGCGCAGCGTCCGCCGTTGCCGGCCGCGACGCGGGCGACCGCGCAACCGGGCATGCCGGCTCAGGCCGGCGCGCCGGCTCGCGACGCCGCGCAGGCTTTGCCGGCGGGCGCCCGGCAGGGCGCGTCGCTGCCGGCCGACGCCGCCGATCCGCTCGATGCGCGCGCCGACGCGAGCTGGACACCCGCTCGCGGCGCGCTGGCCGCCGCCTCGACCGATCCGCAACCGCAGACGCTGGCCCCGGTGCATCCGGCCGCCGTGCCGCTCGTCAGGCAGCAGCTCGATACGCT
This genomic interval carries:
- a CDS encoding flagellar protein FliT; its protein translation is MNHKAEYFARYEALAAVSGRMLCAARGADWSALPGLQAEFLQLVDGLKEADPGVALDESDLGRKLDLIRRILADDAAIRDLASPEVARLSALFEARRSTRVLTDLYRARG
- a CDS encoding flagellar hook-length control protein FliK; its protein translation is MTGIDSVAAALLASRLDSLLTGTVSAPAGGGATSQVGTPGAGASPAPSAGGPPAAPPASTQTALSDVGRVLDAISRAGGDATPPVAGRAPLLVDPTVLLTDTAVPARAPAPADPAAASTSASAAASSAAAAREAAAPPAVAALRAALAQAVSESGLFYESHLAQWLAGQRPLAALMREPQARLAAALAQADPDAAQPGATDVLDELLAQRPPLPAATRATAQPGMPAQAGAPARDAAQALPAGARQGASLPADAADPLDARADASWTPARGALAAASTDPQPQTLAPVHPAAVPLVRQQLDTLATDQFRWTGEAWPGARLDWTIEPDDPGNRAPRGGDDAGDGIAWRTRLTLTLPSLGTVDAELVLNGAQLVARLRANQSGADRLARHEAALRQRLEGSGLRVGGLSIRAVDDGPDGFDLFAAQAAAAAYASGAAGGPAPRTSGARATDDETPR